The Streptomyces sp. NBC_00344 genome includes a window with the following:
- a CDS encoding TIGR04282 family arsenosugar biosynthesis glycosyltransferase: MTTLIVIAKEPRPGRVKTRLTPPCTPDQAARLAAAALADTLETIAACPARRRLLVLDGAPGAWLPPGFEVVPQCAGGLDERLAAAFALCSGPVLLVGMDTPQITPELLAPVLGPGAWAGCGAWFGPAEDGGFWALGLKEPAPELLRGVPMSTPTTGAVQRARLTGAGLTVRDLPVLRDVDTAEDVRAVAALIPGSRFAEAAAAHLGVRG; encoded by the coding sequence ATGACGACCCTGATCGTGATCGCCAAGGAACCGCGGCCCGGCCGTGTGAAGACCCGGCTCACCCCGCCCTGCACACCCGACCAGGCGGCCCGGCTCGCGGCGGCGGCGCTCGCCGACACCCTGGAGACCATCGCGGCCTGTCCCGCGCGGCGCCGGCTTCTGGTGCTCGACGGGGCGCCGGGTGCGTGGCTGCCGCCCGGGTTCGAGGTGGTGCCGCAGTGTGCGGGAGGTCTCGACGAACGGCTGGCCGCCGCCTTCGCGCTGTGCAGTGGGCCGGTCCTGCTCGTCGGCATGGACACTCCGCAGATCACCCCCGAGCTGCTTGCTCCCGTGCTCGGACCCGGCGCCTGGGCCGGTTGCGGGGCGTGGTTCGGGCCGGCCGAGGACGGCGGTTTCTGGGCCCTCGGCCTCAAGGAGCCCGCCCCCGAGCTGCTCCGCGGTGTCCCCATGTCGACACCGACGACCGGCGCCGTACAGCGCGCACGGCTGACCGGCGCCGGGCTCACCGTGCGCGATCTGCCGGTACTGCGCGATGTCGACACCGCCGAGGACGTGCGGGCCGTGGCCGCCCTGATCCCCGGCAGCAGGTTCGCCGAAGCCGCCGCAGCGCACCTCGGAGTCCGTGGATGA
- a CDS encoding response regulator transcription factor: MQNPHPAHRPLRVLVVDDDPTVSEVVTGYLDRAGYTVDRAADGPAALECATRHRPDLVVLDLMLPGMDGLEVCRALRARGPVPVIMLTARGDEDDRILGLEIGADDYVTKPFSPRELVLRVESVLRRSTGAGDRPGPLLEAAGITVEPAARRATKDGRELALTLREFDLLSYLVKHSGQACTRERLMHEVWGWEFGDLSTVTVHVRRLRGKIEDDPAAPALIQTVWGVGYRFDAASAAAADGVEGVDAR; this comes from the coding sequence ATGCAGAACCCGCACCCCGCACACCGCCCGCTCCGTGTTCTGGTCGTCGATGACGACCCGACCGTCTCCGAAGTGGTCACCGGCTACCTCGACCGGGCCGGATACACCGTGGACCGCGCCGCCGACGGCCCGGCGGCTCTGGAATGCGCCACCCGCCACCGCCCGGACCTGGTGGTGCTCGATCTGATGCTGCCCGGCATGGACGGCCTCGAGGTGTGCCGGGCGCTGCGGGCCCGCGGACCGGTGCCGGTGATCATGCTGACCGCTCGCGGGGACGAGGACGACCGGATCCTCGGTCTTGAGATAGGCGCCGACGACTACGTGACCAAACCCTTCAGCCCGCGGGAACTGGTGCTGCGGGTCGAATCGGTACTGCGCCGGAGCACCGGCGCCGGTGACCGGCCGGGGCCGCTGCTGGAGGCAGCGGGCATCACCGTGGAACCAGCGGCCCGGCGGGCCACCAAGGACGGCCGCGAACTCGCCCTGACACTGCGGGAGTTCGATCTTCTGTCCTACCTGGTGAAACATTCGGGGCAGGCCTGCACCAGAGAGCGGCTGATGCATGAGGTCTGGGGCTGGGAATTCGGCGACCTGTCGACCGTCACGGTCCATGTGCGGCGGCTGCGCGGCAAGATCGAGGACGATCCAGCCGCGCCCGCGCTGATCCAGACGGTGTGGGGGGTCGGCTACCGCTTCGATGCGGCTTCCGCGGCCGCGGCGGACGGGGTGGAGGGGGTGGACGCCCGATGA
- a CDS encoding class I SAM-dependent methyltransferase codes for MTAPVRSRSWQADPYTDALRTGRGPLFLRRDDGWLLPLDVERWCASAGGADLSVLRRCEGAVLDIGCGPGRMVAALAALGHRALGVDVSPAAVARTARAGGPALCRSVFEQLPGEGRWDTALLIDGNIGIGGDPQALLARTAQLVGPTGLLIAEAAPVDVDECVRVRVDDGRGSAGTGFPWARVGVSALLRRADAAGWTVDGQWQEEGRPFVLLRRGGRARANAAAPGSRTLSLKALPAQE; via the coding sequence ATGACCGCGCCGGTGAGGTCCCGCAGCTGGCAGGCCGATCCGTACACCGACGCACTGCGCACCGGCCGGGGCCCGCTCTTCTTGCGCAGGGACGACGGCTGGCTGCTTCCGCTGGACGTGGAACGCTGGTGCGCGAGCGCCGGTGGTGCGGACCTGTCGGTGCTCCGCAGGTGCGAGGGCGCCGTCCTCGACATCGGCTGCGGGCCGGGGAGGATGGTCGCCGCACTGGCCGCGCTGGGCCACCGGGCGCTCGGCGTCGACGTCAGTCCGGCCGCCGTCGCCCGCACCGCCCGCGCGGGCGGTCCCGCGCTGTGCCGCTCGGTCTTCGAGCAACTGCCGGGGGAGGGGCGCTGGGACACGGCCCTCCTCATCGACGGGAATATCGGCATCGGCGGCGACCCGCAGGCGCTGCTGGCCCGCACCGCGCAACTCGTCGGCCCCACCGGTCTTCTGATCGCCGAGGCTGCCCCGGTGGACGTCGACGAATGCGTACGGGTGCGGGTCGACGACGGCCGGGGCAGCGCCGGAACAGGTTTTCCCTGGGCCAGGGTGGGGGTGAGCGCGCTCCTCCGCCGTGCCGATGCGGCCGGATGGACGGTGGACGGGCAGTGGCAGGAGGAGGGGCGGCCCTTTGTCCTGCTGAGGCGGGGCGGCCGGGCCCGCGCCAACGCCGCGGCGCCCGGCAGCCGTACGCTCTCCTTGAAGGCCCTGCCCGCGCAGGAATAG
- a CDS encoding glycosyltransferase family 2 protein: MTDLIPTTVDVVLPCLDEAAALPWVLERIPAGWRAVVVDNGSSDGSSRIAGSLGATVVHEPRRGFGAACHAGLLAATAELVCFCDCDASLDPGLLPALVRRVADGEADLVLGRRRPSEHGAWPLHARAGNLALSRMLHARTGVRLRDLGPMRAARREALLGLGLTDRRSGYPLQMVVRAADAGWRIAEQDVPYLPRTGKSKVTGTWRGTWQAVGDMRAVLAEGATR, from the coding sequence GTGACCGACCTGATCCCGACGACCGTGGACGTCGTCCTCCCCTGCCTAGACGAGGCCGCCGCACTGCCCTGGGTGCTGGAACGCATCCCCGCCGGATGGCGTGCCGTCGTGGTGGACAACGGCTCATCGGACGGCTCGTCCCGCATCGCCGGATCCCTCGGCGCCACCGTGGTCCACGAGCCGCGGCGCGGCTTCGGGGCGGCCTGCCACGCGGGCCTGCTCGCCGCGACGGCGGAACTCGTCTGCTTCTGCGACTGCGACGCCTCACTGGATCCGGGTCTGCTGCCCGCTCTCGTGCGCCGGGTCGCGGACGGCGAGGCGGATCTGGTGCTGGGACGCAGACGACCGTCGGAACACGGCGCTTGGCCCCTGCACGCGCGTGCGGGCAACCTCGCGCTCTCCAGGATGCTGCACGCCCGTACCGGGGTGAGGCTGCGGGACCTGGGGCCGATGCGCGCGGCCCGCCGCGAGGCCCTGCTGGGCCTCGGGCTGACCGACCGGCGCAGCGGCTACCCGCTGCAGATGGTCGTACGGGCCGCGGACGCGGGCTGGCGGATCGCCGAACAGGATGTGCCGTATCTGCCGCGGACCGGGAAATCGAAGGTCACCGGCACCTGGCGGGGCACCTGGCAGGCCGTTGGCGACATGCGCGCCGTGCTCGCCGAAGGCGCCACGCGATGA